A genomic segment from Raphanus sativus cultivar WK10039 unplaced genomic scaffold, ASM80110v3 Scaffold3559, whole genome shotgun sequence encodes:
- the LOC108815315 gene encoding uncharacterized protein LOC108815315, which yields MEKQEFLELFEAAILAAKSAARGDGMSSSPAVSRCVDAMVRLREAPQSLACELVKYPQIGKSHVLLMDHNNPTIQSEATFLYSLWTGYLYVRGRKQNPRSDKGKQSQRRDGVHKKKLVEEMKILTTGDSNRDRVRGILHKSLSRVANEVVVVEMKKQVVSCDSWSVAASVESAMFEKLGSFEGTQKAKYRSILFNMRDSSNPDLRRKVLLGEISGERLVTMKKEEMASNKIQMEVQKIKEKARDKEENRVKSMMVFQSGSMILTLKF from the coding sequence ATGGAGAAGCAGGAGTTCTTGGAACTGTTCGAGGCAGCAATTCTAGCTGCGAAGTCTGCTGCGAGAGGAGACGGTATGAGTTCTTCTCCGGCGGTCTCAAGGTGTGTCGACGCTATGGTTCGTCTGAGAGAAGCTCCACAGTCCCTTGCTTGCGAGTTGGTCAAATACCCTCAAATTGGAAAGAGTCACGTCCTTTTAATGGATCACAATAACCCTACAATCCAATCCGAGGCAACGTTTCTCTACTCTCTTTGGACCGGATATCTCTACGTCAGGGGAAGGAAACAGAACCCACGTTCTGATAAAGGGAAACAGAGCCAACGTCGTGATGGAGTTCACAAGAAGAAGCTTGTGGAGGAGATGAAGATTTTGACAACGGGAGATTCTAACCGAGACAGAGTGCGTGGGATTCTTCACAAGTCCTTGTCTAGAGTAGCTAACGAGGTGGTAGTTGTTGAGATGAAGAAACAAGTGGTTTCTTGCGATTCTTGGAGTGTGGCTGCGTCGGTTGAATCTGCAATGTTTGAGAAACTAGGTTCTTTCGAGGGGACTCAAAAAGCAAAGTACAGATCGATTCTTTTCAACATGAGAGACAGCAGCAATCCAGATCTCAGGAGGAAAGTGCTACTCGGTGAGATCAGTGGAGAAAGACTGGTGACTATGAAGAAAGAAGAGATGGCTAGCAACAAGATTCAGATGGaagttcaaaaaataaaagagaaagcTAGAGATAAGGAAGAGAATCGAGTAAAGAGTATGATGGTGTTTCAGTCAGGCAGTATGATCCTGACTTTAAAGTTCTAG
- the LOC108818250 gene encoding uncharacterized protein LOC108818250, with translation MTSLIWLTAEEAAKNRGKVLSLYRQLLRSINSPKLQLSYASRLAKKAEVKTIFLFGSEEVSKHNVADLIRTGEYALSQLKQGKIPNNTTQY, from the coding sequence ATGACGAGCCTGATATGGTTAACAGCAGAAGAGGCTGCAAAGAACAGAGGAAAAGTTCTTTCCTTGTACCGCCAGTTACTGAGGAGCATTAACTCACCCAAGCTGCAGCTTAGTTACGCGTCAAGACTCGCCAAGAAAGCTGAGGTTAAGACCATCTTCTTGTTTGGCTCCGAGGAGGTTTCTAAACACAACGTTGCCGATCTCATCCGTACCGGTGAATATGCTCTTTCTCAGTTGAAACAAGGCAAGATCCCAAACAACACTACTCAGTATTGA